TCATTCTTAGTGTGTTCTACATGCATGTATTAAGGGTCGGCATTTTCATATATTGCTTATATAATACACCTTAAAACTATTACTACCTGCTTGTTATGTCCTGCCAAAAACAATAATCATCTGAAATTTGTTGTTTCATTTCATAGAAGTTTCTTATTCTTAGCTCATGGCGTCAGTGGAATCTACGAACGATTATTACATTCCTTTACATTGCACGCTGCAAGGAAATTTCCTTTAGGATTTAACAAGTCAGATTATAACACACgctcagacacacagacatgcacacataaatacacacacacacacacacacacacacacacacacacacacacacacacacacacacacacacacacacacacacacacacacacacacacacacacacacacacacacacacacacacacacacacacacacacacacacacacacatatatatatatatgtatatatgtatatatatgtatatatatgtatatacatacatacatacatacatacatacgtacatacacatatatatacacatacatatatatatatgcatacatacatacacacatacctatgtccatacatgcatgcatgtatatatacatacatacaaacatatatacatacagatatacatatgtacatacacatatatgtatacacaaatacatgtgtatatatgtatgtacgtatacatatatatatatatatatatacatatatatatatatatatatatatatatatatatatatatatatatatatatatgtgtgtgtgtgtgtgtgtgtgtgtgtgtgtgtgtgcgtatggggtGGGGTTgtcagtgtatatgtatgtatatataaatatgattacatacattcatatgtacatacatacgtacatgcacatatacatatacatatatatgtatatgaataaataaatgtatatatatatagatagatagatggaagacagatatatatatagatatgtgcatctatatacatatatatatatatatatatatatatatatatatatatatatatatatatatatatgcttgtatatgctcatatatatgtatatgtatatatatttattcataagtatatatactatttgcacacacacacacacacacacacacacacacacacacacacacacacacacacacacacacacacacacacacacacacacacacacacacacactcacagtcacagtaactcacacacacacacacacacacacacacacacacacacacacacacacacacactccttctctctctctctctctctctctctctctctcactctctctcgtaaCATGTACATTTCTACCGAGTTTTGCACATACACAttcgcacaaacacagacactgagagagggagaaaatatcaGTTGTGTGGTAATGAAACACCAGAAAGAATCATtagcttttatttatatacagaaatTAGCCTTTTTGTCAAcacagaaagcaagagaaaaatcgAGTTTAAATCCGCTAAATTTTAGCTTGATTTCAGCAGTTCTTTCCAGTCCGGATAAATGCGCGTTTTCATCCGATCACAGAATGCACTCAGGTTCGGATACATTTCTgcaaaatgataatcaataacaataataataataataatgaaataccaataacaacaataataccaataacaacaataataccaataacaacaataataccaataacaaagataatgatcatggtaatgataatggtgatgataatgataaagataatgatgataatgtaataatgataatggtaataataacaatatttataaaaaggatAACAACATATTGTTGAGATCAAAAAATATAATGCTACTATTGCCAATGAAGTTTTCAATAATacgttaattatttatatatcctacTACTGAGTGTCATGGGATGATGTgaattacaataaaaaactaTCTTTATGTCACATTCAGGTTGATCGCCTATTTTtgactatctttctctctctcatatgaatAAGAAATACTGAATGCAAATGAATCAGTGATTGAAATACCCTCACCTGTGACGAGCGCCTCGTACTTTGACCCCGGGGCGTTCCACCTCAGCTGCGCCAGCTGGCCGAAGATGGCGCAGTCGGCACTCGAAGGTCGATCTCCGCCGAAGAAGGGCGCCTCGCCTGAAGGAACGACAAAAACAGTTGGATTACTCTGTCGTGTCCTTTTAAGCGATATTAGGGAGTctttacaacattttttttattaaccctttCCGTTTCATTTCTTAACCCCCTTCTTCGcatctctttcctcctcgcttcctcttcctaccttttttagtctttcccttcccttactcaCCAAGCACTCCAGACAGAGTCGCACACGCTTTTTTGCAGATACGGAAGATCTCCTCAGGCGTGTGTTTTCCAATGCCGTgttctctcgccctcgctcttaTCCCCCTCTTCATGAACGCTGGGAAGAAGCGAgacatgagaggagagaaggactgAGATTTCATGAACGATTCGCAGCCGTCGATCCAGTAACGCCATGTGATAACGCACCTGATGATGAAACGGGAGGAAATGGGATTAATGctttaataaataatcaatactttaataatcattaaatagaATCTCCATCACTGTTAGGAAAGTCATGAGTATGATAATCTTTGATTAgaattactatcaccattaagGACATCATTAAGAATATGATAATCACTTGATTAGCATCTTTATCGTCAGTACGAACGTCATtaacaatatgataatcattagaaTCGCCATCGCCTTTGCGAACTTCATTAATAATGGTGTGGATGCACAATTATTAATGGATGCAAGTATCATTGATCGTTAGTTTTGTTCCCAATGGGAGGCCGTTAGACCAAAGAATCTTTCGGGCTTCACCTGTAGGGGCGAGGCatcgacgagagagaaagaagactgaTAACCAACGATCAGTAATACTAACCAGAAGAGGTGTTCGTCAGCCAGGACCCTGACGGCCTCGAGCGTGGCCGCCTTCTGAGGGTCGAGGTGGCTGTCGAGGTCGACGTCGAACTCGCTGGCGAGCCTCTCGAGGATGAACTCAGAGTCGCCGAGGTCCTCGCCGTTGAGGGTGATCCATGGACATTTGCCCTTCGGCCCGAACGGTGATTCCGTGTCCACCTGTCAGAAATCGCCAGAgacattgttttttcttcctttgccaATATTGTACAAACTATATTCTAACTATAcctttatatacaaatttaatctATCTACAAAAATGTACCATGTATAGATTAGGTTCATACTGTTGTGAATGTAAACAACAAATCTATCAGTAAAACTTCAACCTCGTCATTCGGAATAACTCGATAAGATTATTTGATAAGCGTTGCTGTTATCTAAATATGAATAGGGTGAGCACAAGGGTCTATATAGTACAGCGTAACGATATCTTACACACACAGCAATAGAAACACTGTATGTCTACTTACAACAAATgacattatattaatacatagtagttttcattcttcttctgatTATTAACCTGATATTGACTACGGCAAAACTATTACCTTTATTCATACAGAATAAACATGGAATCTTTTGATGTCTAAATATCCTTGgtaaattgttatttatattcagACGTTTCATGGTTCACCTACACTATTACCACTggcaatgaaggaaaaaaaaagaaactaaagacCAATGATGTCCTCTTATGTACAATATAAAGATGTGAGATTACTTTCCAGAGTACTCCTATCCTGGTTATAATAAACGACAAAAAGTAATTTCTGATATGATACCCTTAatggaaaatagatgaaaatacagCAAAAAATCACTCACCTCATACTTAATGTTTGTAAGTCTCAGGAAAGTCTCCACCTTCAAAGCAAATGGACTAAGATTTGGGCAGAATTTTCCTCGTTGGAACTGGTGAAGAAGAACCACGTTGTGACCCACACTATCCCAGGCTTTCCTGGAATCATAGGTCACTACTGTCGTTATGTGGACAATCataaacttttttcttcattttctttaaccCCTCCCCTCGATCCTGCACCCTATTTCGAGTTTAACCTGCCTTTAGCATGATAAACACTCCTCGCCCTTACGGCCTCATTACAAGTCAAGTTGCAGCATCTTCGCAGGCCTAACCTTGACATCCTTTACGGCAGGGTACAAAATATGGCCCATGAAGTGGTGTTTTCTGGCTTGCTACATTTCACAAAATgaagtttaaaatataatataagtaaaacaataatgtataagtaaaataataatgtatatgaaataataaaatcatgtaattgacaatatagaaaaattaactttttcataTGAGATACACAGGACTAAACACTACTGATTAGTGATTAACAGTTGTAACCACATACTACACTGCAAGAAAGATTCCATTCACCTCATTAATTAAGAACCTTCatggtggcagcagtgggatGAGCTCATCTTAAATGCACATGCATGTTTCTTAGTTTCTACTGATATGCGTCCCCGTGATATCTGCCCAAGGTGCCTAATAAGACCAATTTTGTTGACTTTTATCCCACATTGCTGCCCACGCTGATCAAAGATGAagtccaggaggatttcgaaacttttgtctcatttttaacAGATCTCGTTtgtgcattatgttttttttaccatagtatcaacacagttgagtgttttaccattcaacagatatattgtaattatataattgaaaCACTAACACTTTCTTGCATTCACTTTGCCATGTtctacatgttaaaaaaaaaacacctaggGAGTAAGCAGTAATAAAGCCTGTTGCATAATTTCTTTCTTGTACCAAACATAGAAGTATTTGTATAAAATGTATCTAGTCATATCAATATAACATACTAGAAAGCATCGCACAAATATACCCGTGATAAGAACAGTATTTATGATGTTATAAATGGCTTATAACTGCCAACACCTAGCATTATTGTGGCGAAAACACAATACTTGTACACCtatactatattaatttattctaaataggCTTTCCTAACTTTTAAACGGCATTTTTCGTGTTGGTGCACTTTAACCTCACTCATCTCTATGACCAACTTACATCATCTAAAACTCACCTCGAGCACTTATACATATCTCATTTCGCTTCTACTGACCCGATATAAGTCAATATTGTGGAATCTGACTGTACCCCAAGTCTCCTGAACTCCACAGGAAACTAGGAAACTAGGTATATAATCCCTTCCCTAGCAACAGGCAATAGAACTTGAATACTTTCATTAGGCTTACTCTACCCCCTTTCTTTCACTTACCTCTGCCTGGTTTTCTTCCTCACCCTCATGATTTTCCTGCCAACGATGAGGACGACCACCGCAGAAACGACGACGCAGGCACGACCTCGCCAGCCGTCTGTCATCGTTCTCACAACGGCCTCCATCGCGAGACGAttctctatgaaaaaaaaaaatagtaataataatttcaaagggtattggtgtgtgtgtgtgtgtgtgtgtgtgtgtgtgtgtgtgtgtgtgtgtgtgtgtgttgtgtgtgttgtgtgtgttgtgtgtgtgtgttgtgtgtgtgtgtgtgttgtgtgtgtgtgtgtgttgtgttgtgtgttgtgtgttgtgtgtgtgtgtgtgtgtgtgtgtgtgtgtgttgtgtgtgtgtgttgtgtgtgtgtgcgtgtgtgtgtgtgttttggtatacatatatctatatatcttcatagttatatatctatatacatctatatatctatatctttctctctatgtacatctatatccatatttctatctataaCTACAtacccatctatgtatctatctatccatatataatgtgtgtgtgtttctgtctgtgtctacAAGATACCCTCATACACAGCAGAGGAAGTATATTGCCTTCTATTGTTGTTACTGTCTAACTTTATCAACCTAACATTCTAAACAGCTCActaaatttattttcattgcaGGATTATTggaacagacacacccacacctcaCATCGTTCACCAAAGCCCACGTGTACACAGTCAACCAAGGAGCAATAGCTACAACTTACCTCCACAACTGCTGGGGAGGCACTGGCGGTCCCTGAAATCGATAGTTACACAACGCGTCCGCAACCACCCACCCGTCAAGGTGCCAGGCCGTCTTTTCAACCTTCTTTTCACCGCATTGTTAAAGAATTTTCGAAACTTTATTAGAATTACAATGACAGTGGCGAAAATTAATCGGATTGATTATGTTGTTAGGTTGTGTTCAGGAAGAAAGGACATCGAAGAAAAACTGCCTCGGCTATTTTAGGTTTAGCGATGACGTCACACGATTACATGAACGCATCTAGCGTTCACAAttgacataaatgtatatatacaaatgcatacacaaacaccacagcacagacacacaggcacagacacacacacacacacacacacacacacacgcacacacacacacacacacacacacacacacacacacacacacacacacacacacacaccacacacacacacacacacacacatatatatatatatatatatatatatatatatatatatatatatatatatatatatatgcatatatatatatacatatatgttcacattAAAACCCTGGAACgagcacatatatataagtgaaatACTGTCACAAAAGGAATGGAATATAAACGTGATATCCGAGCAAACATGCATTCCTCATCATTTCGGCCATT
The Penaeus monodon isolate SGIC_2016 chromosome 9, NSTDA_Pmon_1, whole genome shotgun sequence DNA segment above includes these coding regions:
- the LOC119576986 gene encoding failed axon connections homolog, with protein sequence MEAVVRTMTDGWRGRACVVVSAVVVLIVGRKIMRVRKKTRQRKAWDSVGHNVVLLHQFQRGKFCPNLSPFALKVETFLRLTNIKYEVDTESPFGPKGKCPWITLNGEDLGDSEFILERLASEFDVDLDSHLDPQKAATLEAVRVLADEHLFWCVITWRYWIDGCESFMKSQSFSPLMSRFFPAFMKRGIRARAREHGIGKHTPEEIFRICKKACATLSGVLGEAPFFGGDRPSSADCAIFGQLAQLRWNAPGSKYEALVTEMYPNLSAFCDRMKTRIYPDWKELLKSS